The following proteins are co-located in the Bubalus bubalis isolate 160015118507 breed Murrah chromosome 21, NDDB_SH_1, whole genome shotgun sequence genome:
- the LOC102402381 gene encoding cathelicidin-5 isoform X1, whose protein sequence is METQRASLSLGRWSLWLLLLGLVLPSASAQALSYREAVLRAVDQLNEKSSEANLYRLLELDPPPKEDDENPNIPKPVSFRVKETVCPRTSQQPAEQCDFKENGLLKECVGTVTLDQVGSNFDITCAVPQSVGGLRRLGRKIVRAWKKYGRFIVPIIRIIG, encoded by the exons ATGGAGACCCAGAGGGCCAGCCTCTCCCTGGGGCGCTGGTCGCTGTGGCTACTGCTGCTGGGACTGGTGCTGCCCTCAGCCAGCGCCCAGGCCCTCAGCTACAGGGAGGCCGTGCTTCGTGCTGTGGATCAGCTCAATGAGAAGTCCTCAGAAGCTAATCTCTATCGCCTCCTGGAGCTAGACCCACCTCCCAAGGAGGAC GATGAGAATCCAAACATCCCGAAGCCTGTGAGCTTCAGGGTGAAGGAGACCGTGTGCCCCAGGACGAGCCAGCAGCCCGCAGAGCAGTGTGACTTCAAGGAGAATGGG CTGCTGAAAGAGTGTGTGGGGACAGTCACCCTGGACCAGGTCGGGAGTAACTTCGACATCACCTGTGCTGTG CCCCAGAGTGTCGGGGGACTTCGAAGGCTGGGTAGGAAGATAGTACGTGCTTGGAAGAAGTATGGCCGATTTATTGTCCCAATAATCAGAATAATTGGGTGA
- the LOC102402381 gene encoding cathelicidin-5 isoform X2, translating into METQRASLSLGRWSLWLLLLGLVLPSASAQALSYREAVLRAVDQLNEKSSEANLYRLLELDPPPKEDDENPNIPKPVSFRVKETVCPRTSQQPAEQCDFKENGLLKECVGTVTLDQVGSNFDITCAVVSGVEIQPEAPTVAARGCLGHKTS; encoded by the exons ATGGAGACCCAGAGGGCCAGCCTCTCCCTGGGGCGCTGGTCGCTGTGGCTACTGCTGCTGGGACTGGTGCTGCCCTCAGCCAGCGCCCAGGCCCTCAGCTACAGGGAGGCCGTGCTTCGTGCTGTGGATCAGCTCAATGAGAAGTCCTCAGAAGCTAATCTCTATCGCCTCCTGGAGCTAGACCCACCTCCCAAGGAGGAC GATGAGAATCCAAACATCCCGAAGCCTGTGAGCTTCAGGGTGAAGGAGACCGTGTGCCCCAGGACGAGCCAGCAGCCCGCAGAGCAGTGTGACTTCAAGGAGAATGGG CTGCTGAAAGAGTGTGTGGGGACAGTCACCCTGGACCAGGTCGGGAGTAACTTCGACATCACCTGTGCTGTG GTCAGTGGTGTGGAGATTCAGCCAGAGGCTCCAACAGTTGCAGCCAGAGGGTGCCTGGGCCATAAAACCTCCTGA
- the LOC123464561 gene encoding cathelicidin-4-like has translation MQTQRAILVLGRWSPWLLLLGLVVSSTSAQDLSYREAVLRAVDQLNERSSEANLYRLLELEPPPKDDEDLGTRKPVSFTVKETVCPRTTQQPAEQCDFKEEGRVKQCVGTVTLDPSNDQFDLNCNALQSVRIRFPWPWRWPWWPRFRG, from the exons ATGCAGACCCAAAGGGCCATCCTCGTGCTGGGGCGGTGGTCACCGTGGCTTCTGCTGCTGGGGCTTGTGGTGTCCTCGACCAGCGCCCAGGACCTCAGCTACAGGGAAGCCGTGCTTCGTGCTGTGGATCAGCTCAATGAGCGGTCTTCAGAAGCTAATCTCTACCGCCTCCTGGAGCTAGAACCACCTCCCAAGGAT GATGAAGATCTGGGCACTCGAAAGCCTGTGAGCTTCACGGTGAAGGAGACTGTGTGCCCCAGGACGACTCAGCAGCCTGCGGAGCAGTGTGACTTCAAGGAGGAAGGG CGGGTGAAGCAGTGTGTGGGGACAGTCACCCTGGACCCGTCCAATGACCAGTTTGACCTAAACTGTAATGCG CTCCAGAGTGTCAGGATACGCTTTCCATGGCCATGGCGATGGCCATGGTGGCCCAGATTCCGAGGTTGA
- the LOC112577733 gene encoding cathelicidin-4, whose protein sequence is MSSPCTGASLQTAQNPMKQQQGLRQVHLTPWEEGRDAAGQEDSWLSLCIRAQAEHKRRVPHLGGGRLGTMQTQRASLSLGRWSLWLLLLGLVVPSASAQDLSYREAVLRAVGQLNERSSEANLYRLLELDPPPKDDADLGTRKPVSFTVKETVCPRTTQQPAEQCDFKEKGRVKQCVGTVTLDPSNDQFDLNCNALQSVAIPWIWIWWLLRKG, encoded by the exons ATGTCTTCACCTTGCACAGGGGCCTCCCTACAAACTGCCCAGAACCCCATGAAGCAACAGCAGGGGCTGAGGCAAGTCCACCTCacgccctgggaggagggcagggatgcggcgggtcaggaagactcctggTTGAGCCTTTGCATCAGGGCCCAGGCTGAGCATAAAAGGAGGGTCCCTCACCTGGGAGGAGGCAGACTGGGGACCATGCAGACCCAGAGGGCCAGCCTCTCGTTGGGGCGGTGGTCACTGTGGCTTCTTCTGCTGGGCCTAGTGGTACCCTCGGCCAGCGCCCAGGACCTCAGCTACAGGGAGGCCGTGCTTCGTGCTGTGGGTCAGCTCAATGAGCGGTCCTCAGAAGCTAATCTCTACCGCCTCCTGGAGCTAGACCCGCCTCCCAAGGAT GATGCAGATCTGGGCACTCGAAAGCCTGTGAGCTTCACGGTGAAGGAGACTGTGTGCCCCAGGACGACTCAGCAGCCTGCGGAGCAGTGTGACttcaaggagaaaggg CGGGTGAAGCAGTGTGTGGGGACAGTCACCCTGGACCCGTCCAATGACCAGTTTGACCTAAACTGTAATGCG CTCCAGAGTGTCGCCATACCCTGGATATGGATATGGTGGCTTTTGCGCAAAGGTTGA
- the LOC112581107 gene encoding cathelicidin-4: protein MQSPSNCCPVCRCKRLLTPSLAKDSTILSKPAGDTPQGVQKRPRSCQGDAETMSSPCTGASLQTAQNPMKQQQGLRQVHLTPWEEGRDAAGQEDSWLSLCIRAQAEHKRRVPHLGGGRLGTMQTQRAILVLGRWSLWLLLLGLVVSSTSAQDLSYREAVLRAVDQLNERSSEANLYRLLELEPPPKDDADLGTRKPVSFTVKETVCPRTTQQPAEQCDFKEEGRVKQCVGTVTLDPSNDQFDLNCNALQSVRIRFPWPWRWPWWPRFRG from the exons atgcaaaGTCCTTCAAACTGTTGTCCGGTGTGCAGGTGTAAGAGATTGCTGACTCCCTCCCTCGCCAAGGACTCAACCATTTTGAGCAAACCTGCCGGTGACACTCCCCAGGGAGTCCAGAAGAGACCAAGAAGTTGTCAGGGAGATGCAGAAACCATGTCTTCACCTTGCACAGGGGCCTCCCTACAAACTGCCCAGAACCCCATGAAGCAACAGCAGGGGCTGAGGCAAGTCCACCTCacgccctgggaggagggcagggatgcggcgggtcaggaagactcctggTTGAGCCTTTGCATCAGGGCCCAGGCTGAGCATAAAAGGAGGGTCCCTCACCTGGGAGGAGGCAGACTGGGGACCATGCAGACCCAAAGGGCCATCCTCGTGCTGGGGCGGTGGTCACTGTGGCTTCTGCTGCTGGGGCTTGTGGTGTCCTCGACCAGCGCCCAGGACCTCAGCTACAGGGAAGCCGTGCTTCGTGCTGTGGATCAGCTCAATGAGCGGTCTTCAGAAGCTAATCTCTACCGCCTCCTGGAGCTAGAACCACCTCCCAAGGAT GATGCAGATCTGGGCACTCGAAAGCCTGTGAGCTTCACGGTGAAGGAGACTGTGTGCCCCAGGACGACTCAGCAGCCTGCGGAGCAGTGTGACTTCAAGGAGGAAGGG CGGGTGAAACAGTGTGTGGGGACAGTCACCCTGGACCCGTCCAATGACCAGTTTGACCTAAACTGTAATGCG CTCCAGAGTGTCAGGATACGCTTTCCATGGCCATGGCGATGGCCATGGTGGCCCAGATTCCGAGGTTGA
- the LOC102414941 gene encoding cathelicidin-6 yields the protein METQRASLSLGRWSLWLPLLGLVLPSASAQALSYREAVLHVVNRINEWSSEANLYRLLELDPPPKEDDENPNIPKPVSFRVKETVCPSTSQQPAEQCDFKENGLVKQCVGTVTLDAVKGKMNITCEELQSVGRFKRFRKKLKKHFKKIAPLIGPILHLG from the exons ATGGAGACCCAGAGGGCCAGCCTCTCCCTGGGACGGTGGTCACTGTGGCTACCGCTGCTGGGACTAGTGCTGCCCTCGGCCAGCGCCCAGGCCCTCAGCTACAGGGAGGCTGTTCTTCATGTTGTGAATCGCATCAATGAGTGGTCCTCAGAAGCTAATCTCTACCGCCTCCTGGAGCTAGACCCACCTCCTAAGGAGGAC GATGAGAACCCAAACATCCCGAAGCCTGTGAGCTTCAGGGTGAAGGAGACTGTATGCCCCAGTACGAGCCAGCAGCCCGCGGAGCAGTGTGACTTCAAGGAGAATGGG CTGGTGAAGCAATGTGTAGGGACAGTCACTCTGGATGCGGTGAAAGGCAAAATGAACATCACCTGCGAGGAG TTGCAGAGTGTTGGAAGATTTAAACGATTTCGTAAGAAGCTTAAGAAACACTTTAAGAAAATTGCTCCACTCATTGGCCCAATACTCCATTTGGGGTAA